A window from Vibrio cortegadensis encodes these proteins:
- a CDS encoding peptide MFS transporter, protein MPNQHNIFGHPRGLFLLFGTELWERFSYYAMRAILVLFLTDTTINGGMGWSTKDALDLYGIYTGLVYITPLIGGYIADNYLGQRKSVLLGGLLMAIGQFTLALPTHAIGLGIEQAFYLGLALLIAGNGMFKPNISTMVGDLYNEGDHRRDGAFTIFYMGINIGALLAGIVSGSVTGSYGWKAGFLVAGIGMVISLIMQMTLAKSWLGDIGTVPAAVRDRDMKNSQNKAPLTPQEIDRLKVVLVMGLFVIVFWAGFEQAGGLMNIYTQQYTDRMIGGFEVPTAWFQSLNPFFIIGLAPVLAAFWVKLGKREPNSPVKFALALFFLALGFLCMVGAVMEQGGDTTVKTSMLWLVGAFFFHTLGELCLSPIGLSLVTKLAPLRLASLMMGAWFGFNAIANYVAGLIGSHVGEFGPMAIFGGIAVTATICGVVLLMCANTLVRWMHGAEVSASSAEIIEEQQAQLV, encoded by the coding sequence ATGCCAAACCAACACAACATTTTCGGTCACCCTAGAGGTTTGTTCCTTCTTTTTGGTACAGAACTATGGGAACGATTCTCTTACTACGCAATGCGTGCCATCTTAGTTCTTTTTCTTACTGATACCACGATTAATGGTGGTATGGGGTGGTCAACTAAAGACGCTTTAGATTTATATGGCATCTATACCGGTCTGGTTTACATCACACCACTCATCGGTGGCTACATTGCAGATAACTACTTAGGTCAGCGTAAATCTGTACTGCTAGGTGGTTTATTGATGGCCATTGGTCAGTTCACTCTAGCTTTACCAACTCACGCTATCGGTTTAGGTATTGAACAAGCATTCTATTTAGGTCTCGCACTCCTGATTGCTGGTAACGGTATGTTCAAACCTAACATTTCAACGATGGTGGGTGACCTATACAACGAAGGTGATCACCGCCGTGATGGTGCATTCACCATTTTCTATATGGGTATCAATATCGGTGCATTACTTGCGGGTATTGTTTCTGGTTCTGTAACGGGCTCATATGGTTGGAAAGCGGGTTTCCTTGTTGCTGGTATTGGTATGGTCATTAGTTTAATCATGCAAATGACACTGGCTAAATCATGGCTAGGCGATATTGGTACCGTTCCAGCAGCAGTACGTGACCGAGATATGAAGAACTCTCAAAACAAAGCGCCATTAACGCCACAAGAGATCGACCGCTTGAAAGTTGTTTTGGTTATGGGTCTATTTGTTATTGTATTCTGGGCAGGCTTCGAACAAGCCGGTGGCCTGATGAATATCTACACTCAGCAATATACTGATCGTATGATTGGTGGTTTTGAAGTCCCTACCGCTTGGTTCCAATCTCTTAACCCATTCTTCATTATCGGTCTAGCGCCTGTTCTTGCCGCTTTTTGGGTAAAACTTGGTAAGCGTGAACCAAACTCACCAGTTAAATTTGCCTTAGCTCTGTTCTTCCTTGCTTTAGGTTTCTTATGCATGGTTGGTGCAGTAATGGAACAAGGCGGTGACACAACCGTTAAGACATCAATGCTTTGGCTTGTGGGTGCGTTCTTCTTCCATACGTTAGGTGAATTATGCTTATCACCAATTGGACTGTCGCTTGTGACTAAACTTGCTCCGCTACGTCTAGCATCACTGATGATGGGTGCATGGTTTGGCTTCAATGCAATCGCAAACTATGTTGCGGGTCTAATCGGTTCACACGTAGGCGAATTTGGCCCTATGGCTATCTTTGGCGGCATTGCGGTTACTGCAACTATTTGTGGTGTCGTATTATTGATGTGTGCAAATACGTTAGTTCGTTGGATGCATGGCGCGGAAGTATCAGCGTCAAGTGCTGAAATTATTGAAGAGCAACAAGCTCAATTAGTTTAG
- the nagC gene encoding DNA-binding transcriptional regulator NagC, translating to MNGGQIGNVDLVKQLNSAAVYRLIDQQGPISRIQVADVSQLAPASVTKITRQLLERGLIKEVAQQASTGGRRAISLTTEVEPFHSIAVRLGRDYIQFSLYNLGGVELAFDQQELVYRDQSELMKGLLVHLDAFIKQHQSSIDQLIAIGVTLPGLVNPTTGVVEYMPNTDIDNLALGKMLTEAFKVECFVGNDVRGMALAEHYFGASQDSQDSILVSVHRGTGAGIIVNGQVFLGFNRNVGEIGHIQIDPLGEQCQCGNFGCLETVAANPAIIDRVKKLIAQGYESSLASLSVITIDDVCSHAIAGDELAKQSLVRVGNQLGKAIAMTINLFNPQKVIIAGDITKAQDILFPAIRRNVENQSLTTFHSGLPIVASEIDKQPTKGAFAMIKRAMLNGVLLQKLLED from the coding sequence ATGAATGGCGGACAAATAGGTAACGTAGATTTAGTTAAACAACTAAACAGTGCAGCGGTATATCGTTTGATTGACCAACAAGGGCCAATCTCTCGAATCCAAGTCGCAGATGTAAGTCAACTTGCACCTGCTAGTGTTACAAAAATTACCCGCCAACTTCTTGAGCGTGGCTTAATTAAAGAAGTCGCGCAGCAAGCTTCTACTGGTGGCCGAAGAGCGATATCGCTGACAACAGAAGTAGAACCTTTTCATTCAATTGCAGTGCGTTTGGGTCGTGACTACATTCAATTCAGTTTGTATAACCTTGGTGGTGTCGAACTTGCTTTCGATCAACAAGAGTTAGTATATCGAGATCAGTCTGAATTAATGAAAGGTCTTTTGGTTCACCTTGATGCTTTCATCAAACAACATCAATCAAGCATCGATCAACTTATTGCCATTGGCGTAACACTTCCTGGCCTTGTAAACCCGACAACAGGCGTTGTGGAATACATGCCAAATACGGATATCGATAATTTAGCACTTGGAAAAATGCTCACCGAAGCGTTTAAAGTTGAGTGTTTTGTTGGTAATGACGTTCGTGGTATGGCATTAGCAGAACACTACTTCGGCGCAAGCCAAGATAGCCAAGACTCCATTCTTGTCAGTGTCCACCGCGGAACCGGTGCTGGTATCATCGTTAACGGCCAAGTCTTTTTAGGTTTTAATCGTAACGTTGGTGAAATTGGTCATATACAGATCGATCCCCTTGGTGAGCAGTGTCAGTGCGGTAACTTTGGCTGCTTAGAAACCGTAGCGGCTAACCCTGCCATTATTGATCGAGTCAAAAAATTAATTGCTCAAGGGTATGAATCATCATTAGCTTCTCTTTCTGTTATCACTATTGATGATGTATGCAGCCATGCTATTGCGGGTGATGAACTTGCAAAACAGAGCTTGGTTCGAGTTGGAAATCAACTTGGCAAAGCAATTGCAATGACAATCAACTTGTTCAATCCACAAAAAGTGATTATTGCGGGTGATATTACTAAAGCTCAAGACATCTTATTCCCTGCGATACGACGAAATGTAGAGAACCAATCTCTAACAACATTCCACAGTGGATTACCTATCGTCGCTTCTGAAATCGATAAACAACCCACTAAAGGAGCATTTGCTATGATCAAACGAGCAATGCTAAATGGGGTTCTGTTACAAAAATTACTCGAAGATTAA
- a CDS encoding cation:proton antiporter family protein → MELILITTAFIAGFFALKCNLPPLVGFLLAGFGLHAFGIQTSDTIITLADLGVTLLLFTIGLKLDVKTLLSKEIWAGASVHNLLSTAIFSALLFGFKILGISSLAAMSLEQIVLLGFALSFSSTVFAVKSLQEKGEMNATYGTIAIGILVMQDIFAVVFLTASTGKLPEWYAIALFLLPFLRPIFFKIIDWVGHGEMLVLCGVFFALVVGAGLFQVVGMKPDLGALILGMLLAGHKKASELSKSLFNLKELFLVCFFLNIGLSVKPTIEGGMMALLFILLLPIKGVLYFWVLNHFKFRVRTSLLASLSLFNYSEFGLIVSGLAFKMGWMSGEILVAIAIAVSISFILAAPLNRKGHRLYQRSGKWLKEHAAEKLNNRDQLINPGHAQILILGMGRIGTGAYDELRTRYGKISLGVEVREDAAHQHRTQGRNVISGDATDPDFWERILDTANVKLVLLAMPHHQGNQIALEQLQLRNYQGQIAAIAEYTDQLDSLVENGVDAAFNIYSEAGSGFARHVCKQLKPNFNKP, encoded by the coding sequence ATGGAACTAATTTTAATCACAACGGCATTTATCGCCGGATTTTTTGCTCTCAAATGCAACCTCCCCCCTTTAGTTGGTTTTCTGCTTGCCGGGTTTGGTCTGCATGCTTTTGGAATTCAAACCAGTGATACCATAATCACTCTTGCTGATTTAGGTGTGACATTACTGCTTTTCACCATTGGCCTTAAACTTGACGTAAAAACACTCTTATCCAAAGAAATATGGGCAGGAGCCAGTGTACATAACCTTCTATCTACTGCCATTTTCAGTGCGTTATTATTCGGTTTCAAAATACTTGGCATTTCATCTTTAGCCGCTATGTCGCTTGAGCAAATCGTACTGCTTGGTTTCGCACTCTCTTTTTCTAGTACTGTTTTTGCAGTTAAGTCTCTGCAAGAAAAAGGGGAAATGAATGCCACCTACGGCACGATTGCCATTGGTATTTTGGTTATGCAAGATATCTTCGCGGTGGTCTTTCTAACCGCATCAACAGGAAAGCTACCTGAATGGTACGCTATCGCGCTTTTCCTCTTACCTTTTCTTCGCCCTATTTTCTTTAAAATTATTGACTGGGTCGGACACGGTGAAATGCTCGTTTTATGCGGTGTCTTTTTTGCATTAGTGGTTGGTGCGGGGTTATTTCAAGTTGTAGGTATGAAGCCCGATCTTGGTGCTCTGATTTTAGGCATGCTGTTAGCTGGGCATAAAAAAGCATCAGAGCTGTCTAAGTCACTATTTAATCTCAAAGAATTATTTCTTGTCTGCTTTTTCTTAAATATTGGCCTCTCAGTAAAACCCACCATTGAAGGTGGGATGATGGCTCTACTCTTTATACTTCTACTGCCAATTAAAGGGGTCTTATATTTTTGGGTGCTCAACCATTTTAAATTTCGAGTTCGTACGTCACTTCTCGCGTCTTTGTCTCTATTCAACTACAGTGAATTTGGCCTTATCGTCAGTGGATTAGCATTTAAAATGGGCTGGATGTCTGGAGAAATACTGGTTGCTATCGCGATTGCCGTCTCTATCTCTTTCATACTAGCAGCACCACTCAACCGTAAGGGCCATCGACTGTATCAGCGTTCAGGTAAGTGGCTAAAAGAACATGCGGCAGAGAAACTCAACAACCGAGATCAATTGATCAACCCTGGCCATGCTCAAATCTTGATTTTGGGAATGGGTCGAATTGGTACTGGTGCTTACGATGAGTTACGTACTCGATATGGAAAAATAAGTCTTGGGGTCGAAGTACGAGAAGATGCAGCACACCAACATCGAACTCAGGGACGAAATGTCATTTCAGGAGATGCAACCGATCCCGATTTTTGGGAACGCATACTCGACACCGCAAATGTCAAACTCGTACTACTTGCAATGCCTCATCACCAAGGGAACCAAATTGCCCTAGAGCAGCTACAGTTACGCAACTATCAAGGTCAAATTGCCGCCATTGCGGAATACACTGACCAACTTGACAGTTTAGTCGAGAATGGTGTTGATGCCGCATTTAACATATACAGTGAAGCTGGTTCAGGTTTTGCTCGTCATGTATGTAAGCAGTTAAAACCAAATTTTAACAAGCCTTAA
- the rfaH gene encoding transcription/translation regulatory transformer protein RfaH, with protein MKRWYLLYCKRGDQSRAKQHLENQGVECFYPEVTVEKMLRGKRQTVKEPLFPSYVFIRFDFEVGPTFTTVRSTRGVVDFIRFGAVPKEIQGDLIFELKQIEKNTSDISDESLPEKGQEIAVKSGQFSGIKAIFQESDGEARSIMLVKMISKVIPVSIDNKDLDFDL; from the coding sequence ATGAAACGTTGGTATTTACTCTATTGTAAGCGCGGTGATCAAAGCCGAGCAAAGCAACATTTAGAGAATCAGGGGGTGGAGTGTTTTTACCCTGAAGTCACAGTAGAAAAAATGTTGAGAGGTAAGCGACAAACTGTAAAAGAACCTCTTTTTCCATCGTATGTCTTTATACGTTTTGACTTTGAAGTAGGACCAACATTTACCACTGTCAGGTCAACCCGCGGTGTGGTTGATTTTATTCGGTTCGGAGCCGTTCCAAAAGAGATTCAAGGCGACTTAATATTTGAATTGAAACAAATAGAAAAAAATACCAGTGATATTTCTGATGAAAGCCTTCCAGAGAAGGGCCAAGAAATAGCAGTGAAAAGCGGACAATTCTCTGGAATTAAAGCGATTTTCCAAGAATCAGACGGCGAAGCTCGTTCCATTATGCTGGTCAAAATGATCAGTAAAGTCATACCTGTGAGCATTGATAATAAAGATCTGGATTTTGATCTTTAA
- the glnS gene encoding glutamine--tRNA ligase: MSEAEARPSNFIRQIIDKDLADGKHSSVHTRFPPEPNGYLHIGHAKSICLNFGIAQDYQGQCNLRFDDTNPEKEDVEYVESIKNDVSWLGFEWAGDICYSSNYFDQLYAYAVELINKGLAYVDELSPEQIREYRGTLTEPGKHSPYRERSPEENLALFEKMRDGGFEEGKVCLRAKIDMASPFMVMRDPVIYRVRFAHHHQTGDKWCIYPMYDFTHCISDALEGITHSICTLEFQDNRRLYDWVLENITIDCQPRQYEFSRLNLEYTVMSKRKLSQLVTENLVNGWDDPRMPTISGLRRRGFTSASIREFCKRIGVTKQENMIEFGSLESCIRDDLNENAPRAMAVLDPIKVVIEDFNAESVEVLNVSNHPNKPEMGTREVPFTREIWIERDDFREEANKKYKRLVLGKEVRLRGAYVIKAERIEKDDAGNITTIFCSYDNETLGKNPADGRKVKGVIHWVSADKGLPAEIRLYDRLFTVPNPAAAENFSDTLNPESLVVLQGFVEPSLATAKAESGIQFERTGYFCVDSKDSTADALVFNRTVGLRDTWAKIDG, from the coding sequence ATGAGTGAAGCTGAGGCTCGTCCATCGAATTTTATTCGCCAAATCATTGATAAAGATTTAGCTGATGGTAAACACTCGAGTGTTCATACTCGTTTTCCGCCAGAACCAAACGGCTACTTGCATATTGGTCACGCGAAATCTATCTGTTTAAATTTTGGTATTGCTCAGGACTACCAGGGGCAGTGTAATCTGCGTTTTGATGATACTAACCCTGAAAAAGAAGACGTTGAATACGTTGAGTCTATTAAAAATGACGTAAGTTGGTTAGGCTTCGAGTGGGCTGGTGATATCTGTTATTCATCAAACTATTTCGATCAGCTATACGCTTATGCAGTTGAATTGATTAATAAAGGCTTAGCGTATGTTGACGAGCTAAGTCCAGAGCAGATCCGTGAATATCGTGGCACGCTAACTGAGCCAGGTAAACACAGCCCGTACCGTGAACGCTCACCTGAAGAAAACTTAGCGTTATTTGAAAAAATGCGCGATGGTGGCTTTGAAGAAGGTAAGGTGTGCTTACGCGCAAAAATTGATATGGCATCGCCATTTATGGTTATGCGTGATCCAGTTATTTATCGTGTACGTTTTGCGCATCACCATCAAACCGGTGATAAATGGTGCATTTACCCAATGTACGATTTTACTCACTGCATTTCTGATGCGTTAGAAGGGATCACTCACTCTATCTGTACTCTTGAATTCCAAGATAACCGTCGTTTGTACGATTGGGTATTAGAGAACATTACGATTGATTGCCAACCACGTCAGTATGAATTTAGTCGCCTAAATTTAGAATACACGGTGATGTCTAAACGTAAACTGAGCCAACTGGTTACAGAGAATCTAGTCAATGGCTGGGATGACCCACGCATGCCTACGATTTCGGGCTTGCGTCGTCGTGGCTTTACATCGGCGTCTATTCGTGAATTCTGTAAACGTATTGGTGTAACGAAGCAAGAGAACATGATTGAATTTGGTTCATTAGAATCTTGCATTCGTGATGATCTGAATGAAAACGCACCTCGTGCCATGGCTGTTCTTGATCCTATTAAAGTGGTTATTGAAGACTTTAATGCGGAGAGTGTCGAAGTTCTGAACGTTTCAAATCATCCAAACAAGCCTGAAATGGGCACTCGTGAGGTACCATTCACGCGTGAGATTTGGATTGAGCGTGATGACTTCCGCGAAGAAGCGAACAAGAAATACAAGCGTTTAGTGCTTGGTAAAGAAGTTCGTCTACGTGGCGCTTATGTGATTAAAGCTGAGCGTATTGAGAAAGATGATGCAGGTAATATCACTACGATTTTCTGTTCATACGATAATGAAACTCTGGGTAAGAACCCAGCAGACGGCCGTAAAGTAAAAGGTGTTATTCACTGGGTATCTGCTGACAAAGGCCTACCTGCTGAAATTCGCTTGTACGATCGCTTGTTTACGGTACCTAACCCAGCAGCAGCGGAAAACTTCTCAGATACGTTAAACCCTGAATCATTAGTCGTACTGCAAGGTTTTGTCGAGCCAAGTCTTGCAACGGCTAAAGCTGAATCGGGTATTCAGTTTGAGCGTACAGGCTACTTCTGTGTTGATTCAAAAGATTCAACTGCAGATGCTCTAGTCTTTAACCGAACTGTTGGTTTGCGTGATACGTGGGCGAAAATTGACGGTTAA
- the nagA gene encoding N-acetylglucosamine-6-phosphate deacetylase, giving the protein MYALSNCKIYTGRDILIDKALIIENAMIKAICPISELPTTIKNVDLNGANLSPGFIDLQLNGCGGVMLNDEISADTMQIMHKANLKSGCTSFLPTLITSSDEDMKAVINAAREYHNTYQNQSLGLHLEGPYLNVMKKGIHSVEHIRQSDSEMIDLICANNDLIAKVTLAPELNDPEHIERLHNAGIVVSIGHTNATYTEARKGFEAGITFATHLFNAMTPMVGREPGVVGAIYDTPDVYAGVIADGFHVDYANIRIAHKIKGEKLVLVTDATAPAGANMDYFIFVGKKVYYRDGKCVDENGTLGGSALTMIEAVQNTVEHAGIALDEALRMATLYPAQAIGVDNRLGRIKKGMVANLAIFDNDFKVQATVVNGQYEQN; this is encoded by the coding sequence ATGTATGCGCTAAGTAATTGTAAAATATATACGGGTCGTGACATTTTAATCGATAAAGCTTTAATCATTGAAAACGCAATGATTAAAGCAATCTGCCCGATATCAGAGTTACCTACAACCATTAAAAATGTAGACCTCAACGGCGCAAACCTTAGCCCTGGTTTCATTGATCTTCAGCTTAATGGCTGTGGTGGTGTCATGTTGAATGACGAAATTAGTGCAGACACGATGCAGATTATGCATAAAGCAAATCTAAAATCAGGCTGTACCAGCTTTTTACCCACGCTAATTACCTCGTCAGACGAAGACATGAAAGCGGTTATTAACGCCGCTCGCGAATACCATAATACCTATCAAAATCAATCTCTTGGGTTGCACCTAGAGGGTCCTTATCTAAATGTAATGAAAAAAGGCATCCATAGTGTAGAACACATTCGTCAATCTGATAGTGAAATGATTGATCTGATCTGTGCAAACAACGATTTGATTGCCAAAGTTACGCTTGCGCCTGAGTTGAATGATCCTGAACATATTGAGCGTTTGCACAATGCAGGAATTGTCGTGTCGATCGGCCATACCAATGCAACTTATACTGAAGCAAGAAAAGGCTTTGAAGCAGGTATCACATTCGCCACTCATTTATTTAATGCCATGACTCCAATGGTTGGACGCGAACCTGGCGTTGTTGGCGCAATCTATGATACTCCAGATGTGTACGCGGGCGTTATCGCTGATGGCTTCCACGTTGACTATGCCAATATTCGTATCGCGCATAAAATTAAGGGTGAAAAGCTTGTATTAGTGACCGATGCCACAGCTCCAGCAGGCGCTAACATGGATTACTTTATTTTTGTCGGTAAGAAAGTATATTACCGTGATGGTAAGTGTGTTGATGAAAACGGCACACTAGGCGGCTCAGCATTGACTATGATCGAAGCTGTACAAAATACAGTTGAGCACGCTGGTATCGCATTGGACGAAGCTCTAAGAATGGCTACGCTTTACCCTGCCCAAGCAATTGGTGTAGACAATAGGCTAGGCCGAATCAAAAAAGGTATGGTTGCTAACCTTGCTATTTTTGATAATGACTTCAAAGTTCAAGCGACTGTAGTTAACGGACAATACGAGCAAAATTAA
- the asnB gene encoding asparagine synthase B, which produces MCSVFGILDIKSDVASLRPIALEMSKKLRHRGPDWSGIYASDNAILAHERLAIVGLNSGAQPLYSQDKKHILAVNGEIYNHQEIRARYEGKYEFQTDSDCEVILALYEDMGADLLEELNGIFAFVLYDEEKDQYLIGRDHIGIIPLYQGYDEHGNYYVASEMKALVPVCKTVSEFPPGCFYGSNDAEPQRYYTRDWNEYAAVQGNSTSMEELTQALEDAVKRQLMTDVPYGVLLSGGLDSSITSAVAKRYAALRIEDDEQSEAWWPQLHSFAVGLEGAPDLKAAREVADQIGTVHHEMTYTIQEGLDAIRDVIYHIETYDVTTIRASTPMYLLARKIKAMGIKMVLSGEGADEIFGGYLYFHKAPNAQEFHEETVRKLLALNMFDCARANKSLAAWGVEGRVPFLDKEFIDVAMRLNPEDKMCGNGKMEKHILRKCFEDYLPHNIAWRQKEQFSDGVGYEWIDTLKATADAKVTDKQMETAAFRFPYNTPTTKEGYAYREIFEELFPLESAAECVPGGPSVACSSAKAIEWDESFKNCVDPSGRAVQAVHNDAYEA; this is translated from the coding sequence ATGTGTTCAGTATTTGGCATTCTAGACATTAAAAGTGATGTTGCATCACTTCGCCCTATTGCTTTAGAGATGTCGAAAAAGCTTCGTCATCGCGGACCTGATTGGTCTGGTATCTACGCATCAGACAATGCAATTCTAGCTCACGAACGTTTGGCTATTGTTGGCTTAAACAGTGGCGCTCAACCGCTTTATAGTCAGGATAAAAAACACATCCTGGCGGTCAATGGCGAAATATACAACCATCAAGAAATTCGAGCTCGCTATGAAGGAAAATATGAATTTCAGACCGACTCTGACTGTGAAGTGATCTTAGCGCTATACGAAGATATGGGTGCCGATCTTCTTGAAGAGCTAAACGGTATTTTCGCTTTTGTTTTATACGATGAAGAGAAAGATCAGTATCTTATCGGTCGTGACCATATCGGTATTATCCCGCTTTATCAGGGTTATGATGAGCACGGCAACTACTACGTTGCTTCAGAAATGAAAGCTCTCGTACCCGTATGTAAAACAGTAAGTGAATTCCCTCCGGGTTGCTTCTACGGCTCTAACGATGCTGAACCTCAACGTTACTACACTCGTGACTGGAATGAATATGCTGCGGTACAAGGCAACTCAACCAGTATGGAAGAGTTAACTCAAGCTCTTGAAGATGCCGTTAAACGCCAACTAATGACTGACGTTCCTTATGGTGTTCTTCTTTCTGGCGGATTAGACTCATCAATTACCTCTGCGGTAGCAAAACGCTATGCTGCTTTACGTATTGAAGATGACGAACAGTCAGAAGCATGGTGGCCTCAGCTACACTCTTTTGCTGTCGGCTTAGAAGGCGCTCCAGATCTTAAAGCAGCACGAGAAGTGGCAGACCAAATTGGTACTGTCCACCACGAAATGACATACACAATCCAAGAAGGGTTAGATGCCATTCGCGATGTGATCTATCACATTGAAACCTACGATGTGACAACGATACGTGCATCAACGCCTATGTATCTTCTTGCTCGTAAGATTAAAGCAATGGGCATCAAAATGGTTCTGTCTGGTGAAGGTGCTGATGAAATCTTTGGCGGTTACCTATACTTCCATAAAGCGCCAAACGCTCAAGAATTTCATGAGGAAACCGTACGTAAACTGTTAGCGCTTAATATGTTTGACTGTGCTCGTGCAAATAAATCACTAGCCGCTTGGGGCGTTGAAGGACGCGTACCTTTCTTAGACAAAGAGTTTATTGATGTTGCAATGCGTTTAAACCCCGAAGATAAGATGTGTGGCAACGGAAAAATGGAGAAGCACATTTTACGTAAGTGTTTTGAAGATTACTTGCCACACAACATCGCATGGCGCCAAAAAGAGCAGTTCTCTGATGGTGTGGGCTATGAGTGGATTGATACGTTGAAAGCAACCGCCGATGCTAAAGTAACAGATAAGCAGATGGAAACGGCTGCATTCCGCTTCCCATACAACACTCCAACAACAAAAGAGGGTTATGCTTATCGTGAAATTTTTGAAGAGCTATTCCCACTAGAATCTGCTGCGGAATGTGTACCTGGAGGCCCTTCAGTTGCTTGTTCTTCTGCAAAAGCAATTGAATGGGATGAGTCATTCAAAAACTGTGTTGACCCATCAGGTCGAGCTGTACAAGCCGTTCACAACGATGCTTATGAAGCGTAG
- the nagE gene encoding N-acetylglucosamine-specific PTS transporter subunit IIBC produces the protein MNILGYAQKLGKALMLPIATLPIAALLLRLGQPDLLDIAFMASAGNAIFSQLPLLFGLGIAIGLSKDGNGAAGLAGAVAYFVLTATATTIDASVNMSFFGGIFAGIIAGHSYNAFHATRLPEWLAFFSGKRLVPIMAGLFALVAGAVSGVVWPGVQSGLDALAHAVSTSGAVGQFVYGTLNRALIPVGLHHVLNSYFWFGMGTCQEIVVAGQGAFAGITQLCVDPAIAKTLVVGQEHTFTFANSVTPEITTVVKEVTETLKSGDLHRYFGGDKGAGVFMNGFFPVMMFGLPGAALAMYLAAPAEKRSQVGGALFSVAFCSFLTGITEPLEFMFVFLAPALYAMHAVFTGLSLVVANMFGTLHGFGFSAGLIDFVLNWGLATKPVTLLFIGLAFGALYFFTFSFAIRAFNLKSPGREDDDEEAAPSGDAPKGDIARQYLKALGGHENLTSIDACITRLRLTLKDRSIADEAVLKKLGAKGVVKLGENNLQVILGPLAEIVAGEMKAIGAGEDLSDVKLP, from the coding sequence GTGAATATTCTTGGATATGCACAGAAGCTAGGTAAAGCATTAATGCTGCCAATCGCAACGCTTCCAATTGCGGCGCTTCTTTTAAGACTAGGTCAACCAGATTTACTTGATATTGCATTTATGGCTTCTGCTGGTAATGCAATCTTTAGCCAGCTACCTCTACTTTTCGGTTTAGGTATTGCTATTGGTCTTTCTAAAGATGGTAACGGTGCTGCAGGTCTTGCTGGTGCTGTGGCTTACTTTGTGTTGACCGCTACTGCTACAACAATTGATGCCAGTGTTAACATGTCATTCTTTGGTGGTATCTTCGCAGGTATCATTGCTGGTCACTCTTATAACGCTTTCCACGCGACTCGCCTACCTGAATGGTTAGCATTCTTCTCTGGTAAACGTCTTGTTCCAATCATGGCAGGTTTGTTTGCTCTAGTTGCGGGGGCGGTTTCTGGTGTGGTATGGCCTGGCGTTCAATCTGGTCTTGATGCTTTAGCTCACGCGGTATCAACGTCTGGCGCTGTTGGTCAATTTGTTTACGGTACTCTTAACCGTGCATTGATTCCTGTTGGCTTACACCATGTATTGAACTCTTACTTCTGGTTCGGTATGGGCACATGTCAAGAGATCGTAGTTGCAGGTCAAGGCGCATTTGCGGGTATTACACAACTTTGTGTTGACCCTGCGATTGCTAAAACACTTGTTGTTGGTCAGGAACATACATTCACATTCGCTAACTCTGTTACTCCTGAAATTACTACAGTAGTAAAAGAAGTGACTGAAACTCTGAAATCTGGCGACCTACACCGTTACTTCGGTGGTGATAAAGGTGCTGGCGTATTCATGAACGGTTTCTTCCCTGTAATGATGTTTGGTCTGCCAGGTGCTGCTCTTGCAATGTACCTAGCGGCTCCAGCTGAAAAACGCAGCCAAGTTGGTGGTGCTCTGTTCTCTGTTGCATTCTGTTCATTCCTAACGGGTATTACAGAACCTCTAGAGTTTATGTTCGTATTCCTAGCTCCTGCTCTATACGCAATGCACGCTGTATTTACTGGTCTGTCTCTAGTGGTTGCGAACATGTTCGGAACACTACATGGCTTCGGTTTCTCTGCCGGTCTGATTGACTTTGTCTTGAACTGGGGTCTTGCAACTAAACCAGTAACACTACTATTTATTGGTCTAGCATTTGGTGCTCTATACTTCTTTACTTTCAGCTTCGCAATCCGCGCATTCAATTTGAAGTCGCCAGGTCGTGAAGATGATGATGAAGAAGCCGCGCCTTCTGGTGATGCTCCTAAAGGTGACATTGCACGTCAATACTTGAAAGCTTTAGGTGGTCACGAAAACCTAACATCAATTGATGCTTGTATTACTCGCCTACGTCTTACACTCAAAGATCGTTCTATCGCTGATGAAGCAGTACTTAAAAAGCTTGGTGCGAAAGGTGTGGTTAAACTAGGTGAAAACAACCTTCAAGTGATTCTTGGCCCACTAGCTGAAATCGTCGCTGGCGAAATGAAAGCGATTGGTGCTGGTGAAGACCTATCTGATGTGAAACTGCCTTAG